In one Lolium rigidum isolate FL_2022 chromosome 3, APGP_CSIRO_Lrig_0.1, whole genome shotgun sequence genomic region, the following are encoded:
- the LOC124701655 gene encoding vacuolar protein-sorting-associated protein 37 homolog 1-like isoform X2 — MSWRIPFIGSQQQQQQQPEPNFQDISTQSWYPPSVVGSSSHPSTPTSSSASTHQRASDHPQSSSRGQPSPAEAAGIIARLKDKSVDELQRLLKDKEAYNAFFNSLDQVKTQNNLRDELRRETLQLARENLEREQRISELRNQCTIIRTTELATAEDRLADLERQKDEIMRSYSPAALLAKLQSTMAKLDEESEELHQKFLEKDIDLTTFVQKYKKLRAAHHKYLLLHLAGKTSLR; from the exons ATGAGCTGGAGAATTCCTTTTATCGG ctctcagcagcagcagcagcagcagcctgaACCTAATTTCCAGGACATATCTACGCAATCTTGGTACCCTCCCTCGGTGGTAGGTTCATCTTCACATCCATCCACGCCCACCTCATCCAGTGCTAGTACACATCAAAGAGCTTCAGATCATCCTCAGTCTTCATCACGTGGCCAACCATCTCCAGCTGAGGCTGCAGGAATAATTGCTCGTCTGAAGGACAAGAG TGTTGATGAATTGCAAAGGCTGTTAAAAGACAAAGAGGCATATAATGCCTTTTTCAATTCTCTCGATCAAGTGAAAACCCAAAACAAT TTACGTGACGAGCTTAGGAGGGAGACACTGCAGCTTGCAA GAGAAAATTTGGAAAGGGAGCAACGGATTTCAGAGCTCAGGAATCAG TGCACTATTATAAGAACTACAGAACTAGCAACTGCTGAGGACAGGTTGGCTGACTTGGAAAGGCAGAAGGACGAGATTATGAGGTCCTATTCTCCTGCTGCACTGCTCGCCAAGCTGCAAA GCACAATGGCTAAGTTGGACGAGGAGTCGGAGGAGCTGCACCAGAAGTTCCTGGAGAAGGACATCGATCTGACCACCTTCGTGCAGAAGTACAAGAAACTCCGAGCTGCGCACCACAAGTACTTGTTGCTCCACCTCGCCGGCAAGACCTCGCTCCGCTGA
- the LOC124701655 gene encoding vacuolar protein-sorting-associated protein 37 homolog 1-like isoform X1, which translates to MSWRIPFIGSSQQQQQQQPEPNFQDISTQSWYPPSVVGSSSHPSTPTSSSASTHQRASDHPQSSSRGQPSPAEAAGIIARLKDKSVDELQRLLKDKEAYNAFFNSLDQVKTQNNLRDELRRETLQLARENLEREQRISELRNQCTIIRTTELATAEDRLADLERQKDEIMRSYSPAALLAKLQSTMAKLDEESEELHQKFLEKDIDLTTFVQKYKKLRAAHHKYLLLHLAGKTSLR; encoded by the exons ATGAGCTGGAGAATTCCTTTTATCGG CAGctctcagcagcagcagcagcagcagcctgaACCTAATTTCCAGGACATATCTACGCAATCTTGGTACCCTCCCTCGGTGGTAGGTTCATCTTCACATCCATCCACGCCCACCTCATCCAGTGCTAGTACACATCAAAGAGCTTCAGATCATCCTCAGTCTTCATCACGTGGCCAACCATCTCCAGCTGAGGCTGCAGGAATAATTGCTCGTCTGAAGGACAAGAG TGTTGATGAATTGCAAAGGCTGTTAAAAGACAAAGAGGCATATAATGCCTTTTTCAATTCTCTCGATCAAGTGAAAACCCAAAACAAT TTACGTGACGAGCTTAGGAGGGAGACACTGCAGCTTGCAA GAGAAAATTTGGAAAGGGAGCAACGGATTTCAGAGCTCAGGAATCAG TGCACTATTATAAGAACTACAGAACTAGCAACTGCTGAGGACAGGTTGGCTGACTTGGAAAGGCAGAAGGACGAGATTATGAGGTCCTATTCTCCTGCTGCACTGCTCGCCAAGCTGCAAA GCACAATGGCTAAGTTGGACGAGGAGTCGGAGGAGCTGCACCAGAAGTTCCTGGAGAAGGACATCGATCTGACCACCTTCGTGCAGAAGTACAAGAAACTCCGAGCTGCGCACCACAAGTACTTGTTGCTCCACCTCGCCGGCAAGACCTCGCTCCGCTGA
- the LOC124698977 gene encoding aspartyl protease 25-like: MAATPIPLLLLLAATLAAAADLSVYHNVHPPSTSPLESIIALARDDNARLLFLSSKAASTGVTSAPVASGQTPPSYVVRAGLGSPAQPILLALDTSADATWAHCSPCGTCPTSSLFVPANSTSYAPLPCSSTMCSVLQGQPCPSQDPYDSATPLPSCAFSKPFADASFDASLASDWLRLGKDAIPNYAFGCVGSVTGPTSNLPRQGLLGLGRGPMALLSQVGNMYSGVFSYCLPSYKSYYFSGSLRLGAAGQPTRARYTPMLKNPHRSSLYYVNVTGLSVGRSPVKVPAGSFAFDPSTGAGTVIDSGTVITRWTAPVYAALREEFRRHVAAPSGYTSLGAFDTCFNTDEVAAGGAPAVTIHMDGGVDLALPMENTLIHSSATPLACLAMAEAPQNVNAVVNVIANLQQQNVRVVFDAANSRVGFARESCN; encoded by the coding sequence ATGGCGGCCACTCCCAtccctctgctcctcctcctcgcggccACACTCGCCGCGGCCGCCGACCTCTCCGTCTACCACAATGTGCACCCTCCGTCCACCTCCCCGCTCGAGTCCATCATCGCGCTAGCCCGCGACGACAACGcgcgcctcctcttcctctcctccaaggCCGCCTCCACCGGCGTCACCTCCGCTCCCGTCGCCTCCGGCCAGACCCCGCCCTCCTACGTCGTGCGCGCCGGCCTCGGTTCCCCGGCGCAGCCCATCCTCCTGGCCCTCGACACCAGCGCCGACGCCACCTGGGCGCACTGCTCCCCGTGCGGCACCTGCCCGACCAGCAGCCTCTTCGTCCCGGCCAACTCCACCTCCTACGCGCCCCTCCCCTGCTCCTCCACCATGTGCTCCGTCCTCCAGGGCCAGCCCTGCCCGTCCCAGGACCCCTACGACAGCGCCACGCCGCTGCCGTCCTGCGCCTTCTCCAAGCCCTTCGCCGACGCCTCCTTCGACGCGTCGCTGGCCAGCGACTGGCTGCGCCTGGGCAAGGACGCCATCCCCAACTACGCCTTCGGCTGCGTCGGCTCGGTGACCGGGCCGACGTCCAACCTGCCGAGGCAGGGGCTGCTGGGTCTCGGCCGGGGCCCCATGGCCCTGCTATCCCAGGTCGGGAACATGTACAGCGGCGTCTTCTCCTACTGCCTGCCCAGCTACAAGTCCTACTACTTCTCCGGCTCGCTCCGCCTGGGCGCCGCCGGCCAGCCCACGCGCGCGAGGTACACGCCGATGCTGAAGAACCCGCACCGCTCGTCCCTCTACTACGTGAACGTGACCGGGCTCAGCGTGGGCCGGTCGCCCGTGAAGGTCCCCGCGGGGTCGTTCGCGTTCGACCCCAGCACCGGCGCCGGCACGGTGATCGACTCGGGCACGGTGATCACGCGGTGGACGGCGCCCGTGTACGCGGCGCTGCGGGAGGAGTTCCGCCGCCACGTGGCGGCGCCGAGCGGGTACACGTCGCTGGGCGCCTTCGACACGTGCTTCAACACCGACGAGGTAGCGGCCGGGGGCGCGCCGGCCGTGACCATCCACATGGACGGCGGCGTCGACCTGGCGCTACCGATGGAGAACACGCTCATCCACAGCAGCGCCACGCCGCTCGCGTGCCTGGCCATGGCCGAGGCGCCGCAGAACGTGAACGCCGTCGTCAACGTCATCGCCAACCTGCAGCAGCAGAACGTGAGGGTCGTCTTCGACGCCGCCAACTCCCGGGTGGGATTCGCGCGCGAGTCCTGCAACTGA
- the LOC124696306 gene encoding protein EMBRYO DEFECTIVE 514-like translates to MAEPEAPAAAATAMETEAPEANPSLKREREEGDDSTAAAAATEAAEEAPAKKAKVEEDAKEAEDAAVKAEEGKPVKLGPKEFASAVDMFDYFFALLHSWSTQLDFNKYEQMVLEDLVKKGHAEPEKKIGGGIEAFEIRNHPVWQSRCFFVRRVDGSADDFSFRKCVDNILPLPEDLKIGKKSNGNKGGGGGHYRGGGGRGGGGRGGGGGRGGGGYRGGRGRGRRGN, encoded by the exons ATGGCTGAACCCGAGGcacccgccgccgcagccacagCCATGGAAACCGAGGCCCCGGAGGCGAACCCTAGTCTGAAGAGGGAGCGGGAGGAGGGGGAcgactccaccgccgccgccgccgcgaccgaggcggcggaggaagcgcctgccaagaaggccaaggtggaggaagatgCGAAGGAGGCGGAGGATGCCGCGGTGAAGGCAGAGGAAGGGAAGCCCGTGAAGTTGGGGCCCAAGGAGTTCGCCTCGGCCGTCGACATGTTCGACTATTTCTTCGCGCTTCTCCACTCGTGGTCGACGCAGCTTGATTTCAACAAG TATGAGCAAATGGTGTTGGAGGACCTGGTGAAGAAAGGCCATGCTGAGCCCGAGAAGAAGATTGGAGGAGGCATTGAAGCCTTTGAGATCCGCAACCACCCGGTGTGGCAGAGCCGTTGTTTCTTCGTTCGCAGGGTTGATGGCTCTGCTGACGATTTCAGCTTCCGCAAGTGCGTCGACAACATACTTCCTCTCCCTGAGGACCTGAAGATTGGCAAGAAGTCAAATGGCAAtaagggtggtggtggtggccactACAGGGGCggtggtggaagaggaggaggaggccgaggtggtggtggtggccgaggTGGAGGCGGCTACCGCGGCGGTCGTGGCCGGGGTAGGCGTGGCAACTAG